Within Deltaproteobacteria bacterium, the genomic segment ACACCTCCAGAAATCTGCGACAGCCGGCCGGTCGAGATCACGATGGACAGCCAGAGCCCGAATCTGTGGGTTCGGTACGGGGGCGATGCATGCCTGGAGTTGCTCGATGTCAGCACTGGGCATCCGCTCAATCGCGTGCTGAAGACTGCCGGGCCTTTGCGGGGTGTGGACGTTGATGGCGGCGGCAACCTCTTCTTCATCGACATTTACTCGGGCCTGCGACGCATCAGGCGCGCGGGTCTTCCCGCCCTCCCCACCGTGGTAGCAAGCGACACTGCCCCAGGTGTGTTCACTCAGATCGGCTCGCTTGGCGGCGGGGGCTTTAGTGCGGACGCATTCACTTCTGCCCGCGGGGTCGCCTTGTTGAGTGATCCCACCCTGCTCTCGGGCGATCAACTCGTCGTCGCTGACACGTATCGGCTCCTGATCTGGAACGATGCTGGCGTCAGCACTCTGGGCAACGGGCAGGCGGCGGATGACGTCTTCGGCGCGGCGGCCCTGGATGATGGGAGCAATTTCAATCAGCACTCCTTTACGTTTCCGCAAGTGTCCGGTGGCGTGTTGTGGGTGACGAAGCAGTCTGGAGGAGTCACCGAGCTGCTGGCGTTTGCCTATCCGTTGTGTGGCTCGCAGAGCGGTGGCGCTGGAGGACGGTGTGCGCAGCCATCGACGCCGGTGCGAACACTACAGCTCTCTGCCGGGAACGGGTTTTCCGGTTACCCGGTCCGCGGCGTCCCTGGGACGACCGTAGCGGCTGCAGCAGGCGACATGATCGACTTCTCGTTTGAGCGATCTGGGAATGCGGTGTGGGTGGCCGATCGATACAATAGCCGCATCTTTCGCATTGCCAATCTGAATGGACCAGGCGCACCCGAGGTCGACGCGCTCTTGGGGCAAGACGATCCCACCGCAACTCAATGCAATCGTGGTGCTGGTGCACCCGATGCGAATACGTTCTGCCTTCCCTATGGCGCGACTGTCGATCCCGATGGGAACTTGTACGTTGCCGACAACGGTGGCGAGGGTGGCACCAACAAACGCTTGCTCGAATTTGATGCCGCCGTGCTTGCTCCCGCATCGCAGGCGATCCTTGGCCCGAACGCGACGCATGTGTTTGGAACCGGCGGCGCGTTCGACGTGAACGGTCAATACGCCGCCAGCGATCCGTACATCAGCCCATTCAAGCCGACCATGCATCCGCGCGGCTACATGATCGCGGGGCACAATCCTTACGCCACGTCACGCTTCCCGATGCTGTGGCTCAGCCCCTTGGAGGATCAAGTCCCACAATTGGCCTTGGGCGACATGACCAGTTATCCGGACGGCAGCTGGTTCTTTGACAAGAACGGCAACCTGTACGCCTCAGACCAGAACTGGTCGCGCGTGCTCATCTACAAAGACCCGTTTGGAAACGCCGGGCCCACGCAGCCGCCGACAGCGACACCGACTGTGACATCGACGCGTTTGACGCCGACGATTACGCCGACTCGGACGGTGACAGTGACACCGTCCGTGACATCGACGCGTTTGACCCCGACGAGTACGCTGACTCAGACGGTGACCGCCGTCCCAACCGCCACGCCCACCGCAGTGCCAACCCACGACTCGGTGGTGGTGGCGCGCGGACCGCTGGCGGTAACGATTCCGCTAGGGCAAACCTCCCGGGACGTCCTGCTGACCGTGACGGTGCGCAACGCTGATGTGCTCCCGACTACCGAGGTGCGGGGACATGTGATTCAGCTTAGCGCCGGCGATGGGACGTGTCCGACGGGAACCGTGGCTGGCTTGCCCGACTTCGATGCTGCGGCACCCGGAGGGCAAGATGCAATAGTGGTCGCGGGTGGGGCGACGAAGGTGGCGCGCGTGCCGGTGCATGTGAGCCAAGGCAGTTTCACCACCTTCAATCACGTGGCGCCGCATCGCTGCACACTGCTCCTGAGCGCCAGCACTGTGGTGCCGGGTAACGTCGACCCGACGCCGGGTAACAACGTACTGTCGATCGAGCTGAACGTGATCGATAGGAACGATCCGGAGCAGAGCGTGCAGCACGAGAGCGTGATCAAGAGTGTGCTGCCGATATTGGTGACGATCGCCCGCGGTCGGGCGAGTGCGACCCGTTCCGCGCTGCCGACGGTGGTCAATGCGGACATCTTGCCGCGGGATGTGGGGGATGCGATCACGGTGACCGCGAGCGACGGGGACTGTCCAGTCGGTACCGTGGGGCTACCGCGAATGGACGGGACAACCAATGTCGCAACGCTCGACGGGGGTAGGACGAAGCGCGGGACACTGCCGTTGACGATCACTGCGAGTGGGTTCGCGACGGCGAACGCGAAGTCACCAGCGCGCTGCACGGCGACGCTGACAGCGACCGGCCCCGGCGGTGACACCGACGCCTCCAACAACAACACCACGCTGGTGATTGATGTGATCGACCGCAACGATTTCTGACGGCCGACACATCTCAGCTCCTGCGAGCGGGTTGGTCGGGGCTTGGTGGATCGTGAGGAACCCGTAGAGACAGTGAACTTCAATCCAAGGAAAAGAATTCAACGCAAAGTCGCCAAGGCGCAAGGACGCAAGGGGCTTTGGTCCGACGACTCTGCATGAGCGAACGCCACCGTAACGCCCTTCAGAGAAATGGCCTCTCGTCACATACTCGTGTTGCACGTTTGCGCCCTTGTGACTTTGCGTTTGCGTATGTTTTGGATTTCTTCTCTCGTCTCGTTCAGCCCTCCTCTCTGCGACTCGGCGTCTCTGCGGTGAGATCACCTTTTGTGCGCGGCTGACCGACGAAGATCAGGAATAGTGTTGGCCCGTGCACCGGGTGGCGGCGGTACTCCTGCAAGCGCGCGTCCGGAAAGCGCGTGAGCAATGCCTCGCGTGCCGCCTTGTCCTCGGATCGCACGACGAACAGATCGGCTCCCGTCGGCTCCGTCAGATTGACGTTGGTCAGCGCATCGGGGTTGGGCGGCAACGTGATCGGCAGATCGGCGATGATCATGCGCAGTCCTTCCGGCCCCGGTTGCGGGAAGCTGGGCAGATGGATGGTGTACTGCGACGCATACTGGCGGGCGACCCAGCCGGCTTCCGATCCGACATCGCCGAATAGCCACCCGCGTCCGTAGCCGACGAAATAGATCTGTAGGTTCGCGGCGACGCACAACACGACGACAGCGGCGAGGGTGAGATCACGCGCCCAGCCACACCAGCGCCAACGTCCGGCCCAAAAAGTCGCGGCGCTTTGCACGACGGCGATCGCCGGCACCACCATCCCCAGCGGCAGCGCTCCGGTCGTGCGATTGAAGCCGGGCGCATATTGCAGCCCAAGGCCGAGCAGCAGATAGCCGGACGTGAAGACCAGTGCGTTGATGGCGACGAACTCTCGCAACCCGCGCACGACCAACACAGCGCCCGGGATCATGAGTGCGGCCGTGTAGACGTCGGCCATTGGCACGTCGATGCCGTACTGCGGCTGCGCGTCGTGTCCGATATGGAAGCCGCGGATCGCGTTCCAGGCTTGATACGCAACGACCGCCGCAGTCGACTCGGTGTGGTAGACGCCGCTCTTGAGGCCGCCCATCATCGCCGGGCTGAAAATATTGATCTCGCGCGAGCGCGCCATCATCTCATCGCCCTGTTGCCACAACGCGACGCCGAACGGGGCGGCGGCCGTGATCAAGGTGACGACGAACAAGCTGAGCGGGACGAGCAACGCGCGTCGTCGACTCGGATGCAGCAGCATCACC encodes:
- a CDS encoding glycosyltransferase family 39 protein, which codes for MNVTNAPASAGTGRRHASRWTAWLLDATRRVSALACLASAYQFAVTLFDPRWLAATAITAAIANTGARWWADTSQPPTPLTWPSRWRFCGWLLPGWLLMAGAAAGKATHQSPRLVLVVWLIGLAWVLGGAWLSAGVPTGRRATAGVWITGIVIVTFAAAIRLWSIDTVPRDIHCDEGTIPMTARALWAKPDLDWFAPPARAGAYAMMQLHFSLAALGTLPLGFNLVGARMSDVVLGILSIALLFDGVRRVTNLRVAAVSATLLAANHCHVAFSRIASGYIQSAFVVSLAFAVLSRVWTAPTIFNAVLLGIVMALGVQTYSASVMSLPLLFAALGLVMLLHPSRRRALLVPLSLFVVTLITAAAPFGVALWQQGDEMMARSREINIFSPAMMGGLKSGVYHTESTAAVVAYQAWNAIRGFHIGHDAQPQYGIDVPMADVYTAALMIPGAVLVVRGLREFVAINALVFTSGYLLLGLGLQYAPGFNRTTGALPLGMVVPAIAVVQSAATFWAGRWRWCGWARDLTLAAVVVLCVAANLQIYFVGYGRGWLFGDVGSEAGWVARQYASQYTIHLPSFPQPGPEGLRMIIADLPITLPPNPDALTNVNLTEPTGADLFVVRSEDKAAREALLTRFPDARLQEYRRHPVHGPTLFLIFVGQPRTKGDLTAETPSRREEG